One window of Tepidanaerobacter acetatoxydans Re1 genomic DNA carries:
- a CDS encoding YlmC/YmxH family sporulation protein, with amino-acid sequence MIKTSDLKQREVINITDGKRLGFVTDLDIDLEKGVVKSIIIPGQNKVFSFFSKSGDYVIPWEQIKRIGSDVILVELDYINPTRLE; translated from the coding sequence ATGATTAAGACATCAGATTTAAAACAAAGAGAGGTCATAAATATAACTGATGGTAAAAGACTGGGTTTTGTTACAGATTTGGATATTGATTTAGAGAAAGGTGTAGTAAAGTCTATAATAATTCCCGGACAAAATAAAGTATTCAGTTTTTTTTCTAAGTCAGGAGATTATGTAATACCGTGGGAACAAATAAAAAGAATAGGATCCGATGTTATTCTAGTGGAATTAGATTATATTAATCCAACAAGGCTAGAATGA
- the spoIIGA gene encoding sigma-E processing peptidase SpoIIGA produces the protein MILYFDVVLFINLIMNYVILYLVALILNKEKVYYKLFLGAVLGCIFLIGMVYPKFAFLTKLPSKIILSIAMVFISFSTKNIRDFLKTISFLYIISFMMGGGVLAFFFLLNLQESSLINNIIFNSISIPWWILLVSAFTVFVFLKYIWPIIYRILSKDALLVLITIVLDEKTTEVTALIDTGNDLFDPISNYPVIIVELNAVKNIFGMDFDVVFEEGIEKNLAAISELAANSKWASRFRVIPFESIGRNKGLMLGFKPDSVTIKYDKKILTTKDAVIGIYQKTLSHEGTYRALLNPILIN, from the coding sequence TGCCTTGATTTTGAATAAGGAAAAAGTATATTATAAATTATTTTTGGGTGCAGTGCTGGGTTGTATATTTTTGATAGGAATGGTATATCCGAAATTTGCATTCTTAACAAAGCTGCCCTCTAAAATCATATTATCAATTGCTATGGTTTTTATAAGTTTTTCTACGAAAAATATAAGAGACTTTTTAAAAACCATTAGCTTTTTATATATTATATCATTTATGATGGGCGGAGGTGTATTGGCATTCTTTTTTTTGTTAAATCTCCAAGAAAGTTCACTAATTAATAACATTATATTTAATAGTATTTCAATTCCTTGGTGGATATTACTTGTTTCTGCATTTACAGTGTTTGTATTTTTAAAATATATATGGCCTATAATATATAGGATATTGTCTAAGGATGCTCTGCTAGTTCTTATAACTATTGTTTTGGATGAAAAAACCACGGAAGTTACTGCCTTGATTGATACAGGCAATGATCTTTTTGACCCAATATCGAATTATCCGGTTATTATCGTTGAATTGAACGCTGTTAAAAATATCTTCGGTATGGATTTTGATGTTGTTTTTGAAGAAGGTATAGAAAAAAACCTCGCAGCAATCAGCGAGTTGGCAGCTAATTCAAAGTGGGCTAGTAGATTTAGAGTAATACCTTTTGAAAGTATTGGAAGAAATAAAGGCTTAATGTTGGGATTCAAACCTGATTCAGTGACCATAAAATATGATAAAAAAATTTTGACGACTAAGGATGCTGTAATTGGTATATATCAAAAAACTCTCTCACACGAAGGAACTTACAGAGCTTTATTAAATCCTATCCTCATAAACTGA
- the sigE gene encoding RNA polymerase sporulation sigma factor SigE: MIKSTKIKTKLMNLLKKLGILQKPVIYYIGGSETLPPPLTSDEEVFYLKKLQMGDQTVKTVLIERNLRLVVYIARKFENTGICIEDLISIGTIGLIKAINTFDPNKKIKLATYASKCIENEILMYLRRNNKTRMEVSFDEPLNIDWDGNELLLSDILGTDNDMIYKYIEDEVDRELLYTAMKRLSQRERCIIKLRFGLNGGVEKTQKEVADLLGISQSYISRLEKKIIKRLKKEMVRMM, encoded by the coding sequence ATGATAAAGTCTACTAAAATCAAAACAAAATTGATGAATTTATTAAAAAAATTGGGAATATTACAGAAGCCGGTTATTTATTACATTGGAGGCAGCGAAACTTTACCTCCTCCGCTGACTAGTGATGAAGAAGTTTTTTATTTAAAAAAATTGCAAATGGGAGATCAAACGGTTAAGACAGTTTTAATTGAGCGAAACTTACGGCTGGTAGTTTATATTGCTCGTAAGTTTGAAAATACTGGTATATGTATAGAAGATTTGATTTCCATCGGAACCATAGGTCTTATAAAAGCAATTAATACATTTGATCCTAATAAAAAAATCAAACTTGCTACATATGCTTCAAAATGTATTGAAAATGAAATATTGATGTATTTAAGGAGAAATAATAAGACTAGAATGGAAGTATCTTTTGACGAACCGCTTAATATTGATTGGGATGGCAATGAGCTGTTATTATCTGATATATTAGGAACAGACAATGATATGATTTATAAATATATTGAAGATGAAGTTGATAGAGAATTGCTTTATACTGCTATGAAAAGATTATCACAAAGGGAACGATGTATAATAAAACTTCGTTTTGGTTTGAATGGTGGTGTCGAAAAGACTCAGAAAGAAGTAGCGGATCTTTTAGGTATATCGCAATCTTATATTTCTCGGTTAGAAAAGAAAATAATAAAAAGGCTAAAAAAAGAAATGGTTCGTATGATGTAA
- the sigG gene encoding RNA polymerase sporulation sigma factor SigG, protein MIVNKVEICGVDTSKLPVLSNAKMKELFLQLQKGDKSAREKLISGNLRLVLSVIQRFNNRGEYVDDLFQVGCIGLIKAIDNFDLSQNVKFSTYAVPMIIGEIRRYLRDNNQIRVSRSLRDTAYKALQVRDSLVTKNSREPSINEVAKEMNMPSEEVVFALDAIQEPVSLFEPIYHDGGDPIFVMDQISDEKNQDDQWLQGISIKEAMQRLGEREKKILNLRFFEGKTQMEVAQEIGISQAQVSRLEKAALKHMRKFI, encoded by the coding sequence ATGATTGTAAATAAAGTTGAGATATGCGGAGTTGATACTTCAAAACTTCCGGTCCTTTCCAATGCGAAGATGAAGGAGCTGTTTTTACAGCTTCAAAAAGGCGATAAAAGCGCCAGAGAGAAACTAATTAGTGGTAATTTAAGACTGGTTTTAAGTGTAATACAAAGATTTAATAATCGTGGAGAATACGTGGATGATTTATTTCAAGTTGGCTGTATTGGTTTAATAAAGGCTATAGATAACTTCGATCTGAGCCAAAATGTAAAATTTTCAACATATGCTGTTCCAATGATAATCGGTGAAATACGTAGGTATTTGAGAGACAATAATCAAATAAGAGTAAGTCGTTCTCTTAGAGACACTGCATATAAAGCTCTTCAAGTAAGAGATAGCTTGGTTACCAAAAACTCTAGAGAACCGTCCATAAATGAAGTGGCGAAAGAGATGAATATGCCCAGCGAAGAAGTCGTATTTGCACTAGATGCTATCCAGGAACCGGTTTCTCTATTTGAACCAATCTATCATGATGGGGGAGATCCAATCTTTGTCATGGATCAAATAAGTGACGAGAAAAATCAAGATGACCAATGGCTTCAAGGCATATCTATTAAGGAAGCAATGCAAAGACTGGGTGAAAGAGAAAAGAAGATTTTAAATTTAAGATTCTTTGAAGGGAAAACACAGATGGAGGTTGCCCAGGAAATTGGCATATCACAGGCACAGGTTTCCCGACTTGAAAAAGCAGCACTTAAGCATATGAGGAAATTTATATAA